The following coding sequences lie in one Duffyella gerundensis genomic window:
- a CDS encoding hemagglutinin repeat-containing protein, producing the protein MQGSQLQAGGDLGLTAKNDISLLSAQNTERTDSTNSSKGGSLGIGLTAGSGGYGISVSACWRG; encoded by the coding sequence ATGCAGGGCAGCCAGCTTCAGGCGGGCGGCGACCTCGGGCTGACGGCGAAAAACGACATCAGCCTGCTTTCAGCGCAGAACACCGAGCGCACCGACAGCACTAACAGCAGCAAGGGCGGCAGCTTGGGTATCGGCCTGACCGCCGGGTCGGGTGGCTACGGCATCAGCGTTTCAGCCTGCTGGCGGGGATGA
- a CDS encoding HNH/endonuclease VII fold putative polymorphic toxin, whose protein sequence is MVTPDRSGEQEARNTGNNDGVPDTGENTTVTPIAQQNKDDLVYLAKGDKAASLSPVGAGRSGAFKEAKRQSGIPVSKHPDRVTPNYDRRGKLQPGKNYEFDIRDANGKIKTLIIRDDAKGHFFGENDPQNRGPHFNDELDNHYEY, encoded by the coding sequence TTGGTCACGCCGGACCGGTCTGGTGAGCAGGAAGCCCGCAATACGGGAAATAATGATGGTGTGCCTGATACGGGCGAAAACACCACGGTAACGCCGATCGCGCAGCAGAATAAGGATGATCTGGTTTATCTGGCTAAAGGAGATAAAGCTGCAAGTCTTTCACCTGTGGGAGCTGGTCGCTCAGGGGCCTTTAAAGAGGCGAAGAGGCAGTCTGGTATACCAGTGTCAAAACACCCGGATAGAGTGACCCCTAATTATGATCGCCGTGGTAAGTTACAACCTGGTAAAAATTATGAGTTTGATATAAGAGATGCGAATGGAAAAATCAAAACTCTAATTATTAGGGATGATGCAAAAGGTCATTTTTTTGGTGAGAATGACCCGCAAAATAGAGGCCCACATTTCAATGACGAGTTAGATAATCATTATGAATATTAG
- a CDS encoding toxin C-terminal domain-containing protein — MSPGDKVVQNANNKIASELDKTLKGSGTEADTPPITDGRAIVEAHDEAAKSRDTNVAQNQQHQDGAGNRTETVPVNDDLTGGKLVNPVQDENKGTSLITPDQSGEQGSSNTGSTDGMPDTGGNTTVTPIPEQNKDDLAYLALKGKEAQEAAGHLGFDRRIPAPKAPFNSHGQPVFFDGKAYITPDVDSHNVTNGWKMFDRRGKRMGTYDSDLNRIKD, encoded by the coding sequence ATGAGTCCGGGTGACAAGGTAGTTCAGAATGCGAATAACAAAATTGCATCGGAGCTGGATAAGACTCTGAAAGGGTCAGGAACGGAGGCGGATACGCCGCCGATCACTGACGGTCGTGCAATCGTTGAAGCGCATGATGAGGCTGCAAAATCGCGCGACACGAATGTGGCACAGAATCAGCAGCATCAGGATGGCGCTGGTAACAGAACTGAAACGGTGCCTGTTAATGATGACCTGACGGGTGGTAAGTTGGTCAATCCAGTGCAGGATGAGAATAAAGGAACTTCGCTGATCACGCCGGATCAGTCTGGTGAGCAGGGATCCAGCAATACCGGAAGTACGGATGGTATGCCGGATACGGGCGGGAATACCACGGTTACACCGATTCCTGAGCAGAATAAAGATGATTTGGCTTATCTGGCCCTTAAAGGAAAAGAGGCTCAAGAAGCTGCTGGGCATTTAGGTTTTGACCGAAGAATTCCGGCACCTAAGGCTCCATTCAATTCTCATGGTCAACCTGTATTTTTTGATGGTAAAGCATATATTACGCCTGATGTCGACAGCCATAATGTTACCAATGGTTGGAAAATGTTTGACCGTAGAGGGAAACGTATGGGCACTTATGATAGCGATCTAAACAGGATTAAGGATTGA
- a CDS encoding VENN motif pre-toxin domain-containing protein — MADLSRDAAGANPGLDKIFDREKEQRRMETAQQLAEIGSQVADIARTQGEIAATKAATGKMKEISPKQKRDAEAEWRKANPGLEPTVADITGQVYQTLYNRAMLDSKMGTGGPVQQGIQAATAAVQGLAGSNLAQALTAVAAPYLAEIIHQQTITNGPDGKEVVNVEANLIAHAVVGAVTAYAAGNPALAGASGAAMGEFIAQQMYPGVKREDLSEEQRQTISTLGTLAAGLAGGVAGDSTGGAVAGAQAGKNALENNNLLLPRPVLVPVPG; from the coding sequence GTGGCGGACCTGAGCCGCGACGCTGCAGGTGCGAATCCGGGGCTTGATAAAATCTTCGACAGGGAGAAAGAGCAGCGGCGAATGGAAACGGCGCAGCAGCTGGCGGAAATCGGCTCGCAGGTGGCGGATATTGCCCGGACGCAGGGGGAGATTGCGGCGACGAAAGCCGCCACGGGTAAGATGAAAGAGATCTCGCCGAAGCAGAAGCGGGACGCTGAGGCGGAGTGGCGCAAGGCGAATCCAGGTCTGGAGCCGACCGTCGCCGACATCACCGGTCAGGTTTATCAGACGCTGTACAACCGGGCGATGCTGGACAGCAAAATGGGCACCGGCGGCCCGGTTCAGCAGGGTATTCAGGCGGCGACGGCGGCGGTTCAGGGCCTGGCGGGCAGTAACCTGGCCCAGGCGCTGACCGCCGTGGCGGCACCGTACCTGGCAGAAATCATCCATCAGCAGACCATAACCAACGGCCCGGACGGCAAAGAGGTGGTCAACGTTGAGGCCAACCTGATCGCACACGCGGTGGTGGGCGCGGTGACGGCATACGCGGCGGGCAACCCCGCGCTGGCCGGTGCATCCGGGGCGGCGATGGGCGAGTTCATTGCGCAGCAGATGTATCCGGGAGTTAAGCGCGAAGACCTGAGCGAAGAGCAGCGGCAGACCATCAGCACGCTGGGCACGCTGGCGGCGGGCCTTGCGGGCGGCGTGGCCGGAGACAGCACGGGCGGTGCGGTAGCGGGCGCGCAGGCAGGGAAAAATGCATTGGAAAATAATAATCTTCTCTTGCCAAGGCCTGTGCTGGTACCCGTTCCAGGATGA
- a CDS encoding VENN motif pre-toxin domain-containing protein: MVNVEANLIAHAVAGAQAGKNVVENNWLSDSDITSFVEKYANAKTDEERDQYVTDLKKLDAEKQDKALATAISIRDQKTELKKLKVLQAFLDCNKKCQQLIAYSISELEPVANNTELHRNNIGKAVLAGVIFGLTVEKPAANNPI, translated from the coding sequence GTGGTGAACGTTGAGGCCAACCTGATCGCGCACGCGGTGGCGGGCGCGCAGGCAGGGAAAAATGTGGTTGAGAATAACTGGCTGAGTGATAGTGACATCACGTCATTCGTTGAGAAATATGCAAATGCAAAGACTGATGAGGAGAGAGACCAGTATGTAACAGATCTGAAAAAGCTGGATGCAGAGAAGCAAGATAAGGCGCTTGCAACAGCAATTTCGATTAGAGACCAGAAAACAGAGCTTAAGAAGCTGAAAGTACTACAAGCATTTCTGGACTGTAATAAAAAATGTCAACAACTGATTGCCTACTCAATCTCCGAGCTTGAACCGGTGGCTAACAATACGGAACTGCATAGAAACAACATTGGTAAGGCAGTATTGGCAGGTGTCATATTTGGATTAACTGTTGAAAAACCGGCAGCAAATAATCCAATCTAG